A stretch of DNA from Bicyclus anynana chromosome 23, ilBicAnyn1.1, whole genome shotgun sequence:
tgacaatcggtttagtaattttgtgttaaaatcaaaatagctgaaatacgtctttgaagtcggttccatttttataaaaaaaatattatgtttatattatttatttatttactagcggatcGGAGTGGTTAGTGGCTTCGAatcaagaggtcctgggttgatCTGTGAAATATTAactttatcttttaataaattttcagtaaaattcagCTCAGTTCGGATTggggatgaaatttggcagggaggtagttaacGATTAGTAGACGTCCCCATAAACGGATTTTGAATGATGCCTGGATATGGAGGTCTAGgggcagatgaagtcgcgggcgtccgctagtcaatgaTACAATAGTCGTAAaagatttaatattatcaccttAAGGCTGCCAACCTATAACATGTAAATATTCCCTTTCTTATAACAAGTCCTGGCcacagaatctatactaatattataaggctgaagagtttgtttgtttgattgaacgcgctaatctcaggaactactagtccgatttgaaaaattcttttatttttagatagcCCAATAATAGAGAAAggcaataggctatatattatccccgtattcttacgggaacgggaaccacgcgggtgaaaccgcgcggcgtcagctattacataatatgtaagtCCTAGCTACGAAACATAAGGGAGTGATCTGGTATAAAAACTTTcaaagaacttttccgcctagccatatATGGAGAAATTTAGAAAactgaccgccgaccttcaaTAATTAAAGAAGAAGATAACAAGGCCTACGGCCTTAGCCAAGTGGTGCTttaattctctttctataaacgctaacgcttcgaaaattaataaatgtatatgaatgacATTCACTGTCGAAAGGTCACGTGATCGTGTCGATCGTCGATCCGTCATTCCCAAACATTATGTTACTTTTCgtagcgttaacgtttgtataaagagaatcgacgtgccacttggctgaGGCCCCAGGTCCTGTAGTTAAACTAagctaataaataacatatttcaGTGTACCAGCTGGTGTCCCCCGACCAACACACTCGGACCCCGCGCCTGGAGGACTTCTTCTGGACGGGGTCTGGGGACGGGCCCCCGCCGCCCGACCTCTCCGCCCCGCTGCCGTCCCCCACCGCGCCCGTGGTCCGCACCACCACGGTACTGGCGACCGTTTACTTGGACTCGTATCCACCACAGGTAAGTAGCTacttcaaattttttttaacaagccAAAACAAGCCAGAATTTAttatcaactagctgacgccgcgcggtttcactcgcgtggttcccgttcccgtaggaagacggggataatatatagcctatagccttcttcgataaatgggctatctaacggcCCGTTCACACATGGGAGTCCGTTTTACTGGTACATTTTTAACGGATACGTCATAAATTTATGCTCTGTTCACACATAGGCACCGTATAACGTTCAACGGATCCGTCATTACTGGATGCGATGTGTGAACAGAAAACTCGCAGTATACCGCCGCTATTCTACAAGGATGGACGCTGTCGTGTTGTATTGGTACTATCGTCGGAGAAGGAAGATTCGACGTTATTGGCAGCATCCACTTATGGCCCAAAGATCTAAAGAGGGTGCTTACAGTTTACTTATGAGTCAGTTACGAGGTGATGAATCGAAATTTTTCAATTACTTTCGTATGTCGATGTCTACTTTTGATGAACTTCTTAAACTATTggaaaaggatttaaaaaagCAAGATACTCGTTGGAGGAAAAGTATCTGCCCAGAAGAAAAACTAGCGATATTTTTAAGGTacgtacttttatttttaaaactcagACAGATCTAACGTAGCATCACTGTATACAGATTGTAATGGCGATAGTGCACTATCAGTAGACTGTGGTCTGCTAGCATCACTGTATACAGGTTGTAAGGGCGATAGTGCACTATCAGTAGGCTGTGGTCTGCTAAAATAGCCCTGGGATTGATAGTGACTAGCACCAGATGTTTGTGTATAGGCTGACCAGTCATAAGTTGACTAGCCAACTCTTCtacgtttaatattttgtaataggtTTAACACCCCTGACTGGAATTCCAAAGTTTGGTCATCATCAAGCAAAGCCAAGGACGGCAAAATACCTTTGAAGAACGATAAATTGCGATCATCCTGCTCAATTTTCTTCGGTTTTATCTGATAGTCAATGTAGGACATCATTTTGGCatcaatttcattaaaatttcttttggcTGGTGCTCTGCGTTTTGGCGGGGGGGCTAGATTTTGTTTGTCCTTTTGACTGTCATTGTCAAGTTGTGTCATTGCAGTAACACTGTCATCTTCGTTTGTAGGTTCATTCGATGTCGTGGTGTCATCTTCGATGTGTTCATTAGTTTGTTTAGCAGAGACGCTTTCGTGCGTTTCACCAGCAGCAACTACTTTTTTCAAAAACAGCATCTGATTATGGTATTTGTAGGGCTTCGTGTTTGAGACAGCGGAACCAGACGTCTTGCAATTCTTTTTATCTTTTAGTGTTCTCACCCAGGCATCTCTCATCTGTCTCCACTTTTTCATAACAAGTTTTCCTAAAACaagtaataaaacaattaattttattttcaggtatgcagcaTCCGGGTGTTCATTTAAAGATCTTCATTACACCTATCGCGTTGGTGTATCGACTGTTAGCAACATTATTAAAGAAGTTTCAAGATGCATATGGAACAATTTAAGTGTAAAATTTATGCGACTTCCTACATCCGTCGACGAATGGGAACAGATAGCAAGTGGATTTAACAAAAAAGCTAATTTTCCCCACTGTCTCGGAGCTGTCGACGGAAAACATATCCGACTTAAAAAACCACTAAATAGCGGTTCACTGTATATCAATTACAAGGATTTCTTTTCCATCATATTATTAGCGATCGTAGACTCCGACTATCGCTTTGTATACGTCAGTCTCGGATCTTATGGAAAAGAATGCGATTCATCAATATTCAAGGAGACAACATTTTGGAAAATGATGCTAGACGGCAGTCTACAAATACCAGCACCATGCCCATTAACAAGAGACTCAGAAACGCGAGTTCCTTATGTGGTCATTGGAGACGAAGGTTTCGGATTACACGAAAATTTACTAAGACCGTTTGGCGGGACGCATCTGGACAAAAATAAGCGAATATTCAACTATCGTTTGACTAGAGCTAGGAGATACGTTGAATGTGCCTTCGGTATCTTAGCTAATAAGTGGAGAATATTCCATCGGCCTCTAGACATCGATAAAACAACAGCTGTATGGACTGTTAAGGCATGTACTATTCTACACAACTTTATAAGGGACAAGGAGGGCTCAAACAGTGATAATAACGTATCTGAAGAATTTAGTTTTGAAAACCTACCCCATGAAGTAAGAACACGAGGTGGTAATACTGCTAATTTAGTTCGAACAGAATTCGTGAACTATTTCATGTCCAAAGCTGGATCAGTTCCATGGCAGGATGAAGCTATTtagaatgtaattaaataataaaacagacACTTACCGAACTCTTGTCTTTGTCTTTGTTCCATAGCCTCAAAATCCTCCATTAGAATAATGCATATTTCTCGCCAACCTGCAATACTTGCAGTATTGTCTTTGTATTTATCCAGCGTCTTGTCCCAAAGGACTGGCCTATCTTCCACCAAACTAATTAACATTTCCTTGTCTATTAACTTTTCCCACTCCTTGGTTGACATGGTTGATcagtgattataataattattacacacaATGGACGCGCGCGTTCTCTAGGAATGTACAATGGAAAATAGTCAAACAACTCGCATCACTCCCCCTCCTACACCCCGCACACACCgcccgccacgcacacagtatCAATCCGTTAAAATTCTACGTATCCGTATATTTTTACTGTTCCGGCGTCCAGTATTCGATGACAAAACGGAATGTCATTTTTTTACGGAACGATATTTTTTACTGTATACAGAATACTGTGCCATGTGTGAAGTCGCTCATACAACTACATACGCCATCgacgaaaaaaaaacgtacacgATAAACGGAACAGTAAAACGGAGACATGTGTGAACCGGccgtaacactgaaagaatttttcaaatcggaccagtagttcctgagattaacgcgttcaatcaaacaaacaaacaaaaaaaactcttcagctttataatattagtatagattaactagGTATCGCGTTAGAGAAGTATTAACCCTTTGCGGTTTCAGTCCATGATGCCTATAAGCCATGACGACCCCTTTGATTGATTATAGTATGACGACccatttaattaaagttatcaTACTAATATCAGCCTTATAGGACTCGTACAAACTCTTTGTGTCTTCTTTCCCCGTACTAGGGTTTGACATACTACCCAAGTCCGTGTCTCCTGATTTAAGAATCAGGAGACACAAGATGGTGACTAGCAGGGGCGTTGCTACCACCGTATcaaccgtatcaatgatacggggggtaataaaaatagtagtaaatataaaatagtaaaatgcaATCCACTATCTCACTTCCAGAAAAACTACAGAGttttcagaaatgacaaaagtcaaaaaagttATCTCTTTTTTGCCTAGTTAAGCGTGCGTCCAAAatttggaaacatcctacataggttataTCACtgtcatatattattttaagcgagcgtttttgtttctttggtGAGAAATCTTTGACTTTACCCTTGATTAGCCCCCAACCAATGTTGATACAGAGTATGAGTAACTTTGATATCTTTAAAATAAGTGTAGATAGGCGCATCGAAGAAAGCgtgttccatcttagattatttctttaaacttatTATCAGGTGAGGTCATAGTCAAATACGTGCCTATCTAGAAAAAAATAGATTCGAAGACATTCTAGATTCTAGATTACATCAGTCATAATTGAATCGCTTAATAAACACAGAGTGTCACTCCAGGCGGTGACAGACAAGACGAGCGGGGAATGCGTGCTCAACTGCGAGGCGACCCCAGACAGCCTGGAGCCCGAGATACCAGAGGACCGGCGGTACTGGCTCCTGACCGTCATCCAGGGCTCCACGCCTGATAGCCTACAGCTGAGGCTCGCCAGATTATATCAGAAAGCTTTTCTAAGGTACgagaaattagaaataaagcatgaataaaagaaaaatcggcTAAAACCCATGCCAAATGCATTAGATACCTATTGGAATAAGTCCGAATAGTTTCGAACTACTGCgagttatagttttttttagttaggaACTTGTTTTTGCGACGCGGCGTAAAATATTTGGTTTATGCCGCGTACCGGGATATTCAACCATCTGAGttttaacggtttttttttcagaatttatatacatatagacGAAGTTTTCATGGAGTTTCATACATgaagtaaaaaagaaacaattaaaaTCTTTACTTAATAAGCTAGAAAAAACCTTATTGAGAATTAACCaaataacttttcttttttcagaCAACAGGAACGGCATCTAGGTATAATCAAATCACTAGATGCCCCGACACCAAGAAAGAAACACGATGTCCATTCGtttgttattaataaagacaatgagtttaaagaaataaataccaACACTGCCAAAACTCCCCAAAAATTTTACGATAACCAAACTTTTATAAGCTTAGATGACTTAagtgtaaataatgataaacatAGATCTCAAAATGCAAGTATGAATAATAGCTATTTAGCAAATATAGAAATGTTTTCAATAGATCAAGATGAATCACCAGTAGATCCAATAAAGATAAAGTCAAATAAAGTAGAAACATGGATACTCGTTACTCCGACTGTTGTTGTACATAAGAGAGAAGTGGAAGAAGTTATAGAGAGTAATAAAGAAGATCTCATCGATCTACCACTAGAAGAAGAAGTAAGCAATGAGACGTTATTGTTTAAGAGAGAAATCATCAAACCTGATCAACAACCGCCAGTCCAAGTTCATATACAGAACATAACAGAGGTaaaagtagaaaatatattattatttttttttaaattaaagcgAAACCAAAATAACCTAAGTTAGATAATTGTGAATACATTTAGTATTCACAATTTTCTATTGGATATTAATTTTGGCGTTAGAAGTATGGAACCCTTGGAAAAGGAGTTGGAAAAGGTGCAGCAATGCATATTCTCTAAGTTAATCATATTTTAGCTAAATACCAGGCAGTGCATTTTGAAATACAGTTAAAgttgtaaaacaaaaatgtatgggaatgacagatcttgatcacgtgacctgtctatagcaaatgtcattactatacatttttctagtttacgaagcgttagcgatcgtagaaagagaatcgacgtgccacttggctacaggggctgaccTAGACCACAAAACTCTCCATTACTCAGAGACAGAAATCAGTTTAGCTAAGTTCGTTCGTTCAGTACGTAGCCAAGATTTCTTTCGCCTTTTGATTCTGCAATCGTTTTTAATTTTGCGGGAGAAGGAAAATGGCAGGAAAGCTAAGATTGACAGCCCAAGGATCATGAGATTTCAATGCAATATAATATTCTTTAGTCGACTGAAGGCAGCGTACAGATAGTGTACGTAGTGCTGGTCGGCGGCAGGGCTGTGCCGGCGGCAGTGGCGGCGCGAGACATGCGGCTAGTGAGAGATGCTGAAGTTGCTAAAGAACTAGGCGCCGTTGTCACAACCAAAGCTGAACGTGAGTATATAGATTGATACCAGAAAAGATGatattatatacaactagcggactcggtcaagcttcgctttgacttacgcctacccctaccttaccccataccctacccctttttctttgctataaacctcacggaacCCGAGACCTTTCTAActaatgcaaaaccgtggaaatcggttcgtgcgtcctggagttatagcgtcaggaaggaaaacccgacttatttttataatagtagaaataacataaaattgaaattttatgaaAAGCCCCCAAAGGtcaagaaattattaattacactcttgatCAAGTCATTAATACTCcctttcagtgcgctttaatttgagaccccactcagGTATATTTGGAGACATTCGGTTAATctttcccactttcaccccctaGAACTTTCAAACGGATCAACTATTACCTATATTTGCAGACGTTCTGTTATTTTTctccactttcacccccacatcTTTGCCCATGAGtaacctttaatacaaaaaccaaattgaaatcgcttcatccgtttggcAGCTACGGTGccacaaaaagacagacagacagacagacacgtcaaactaggtccactgcaggacatgggctttttgtagggacttccaaacatcacgatcctgagccgcctgcatcctgcGACTCGTTCGATATTGTCAGTCTACGGTCTAgggtatctctgcgtgatcgaatcagaaatgaggatatccgcagaacaaccaaagtcaccgacatagctcaacgagatgcgaagctgaagtggcactagattagttaattataaatgactagcggacgcccgcgacttcgtccgcgtaaatttcgatgtcaactttactactacccctaccctaccctaccctacccctaccctacacctaccttacctacaccctacccccatcctacccttaccctccccgtaccctatccctttcctacccctatcccacccgtacccctatctcacgcctatcctactcctaccctaccacttccctatcctacccgtacctctaccatactactaccctacctctacccctaccctaccactaccctacccctaccctacccctacactacccctacgcttccctacccgtaccctaccctaccctataacttctctatcttactcctaaccttagtaaaatcggttcagtccttcgagagtggtggtgtaaccaagagaaatagagacttctatgctaataatataaagaggtaaagttcgtgtggttgtaggaggtaatctctggatctactggaccgatttggaaaattgttttaccaatagaaggctacgttatttgcgagtgtcataggctatgtttgatccccatattcacacgggaacgggaactacgtaaatgaaagcgtcgggcgtcatatagcggaattttacgcgtcttttagaaattttgtattatctccgaaactatttaagtaactaacatactgtaaagggcaaatcttatctccataatatccttgtgattattaaatttattttaataaggattaaagtttagttgtataaataatgacgtaaacctaagtatataaaattaataatttttaaaacacaaaaggtactatatctgctaatatatagaagataaatatatggtgtcgcggacgtttttgtagaacttttaaagatacataaagtctccatacattaatttaaattttacacaatagttaaggcagcgcatgcgaataagtctgattaagaggattttcagtccgacctgtatgacaaaaactgtgataactcggataatatatatgataccaatataaaatagcctatagcactcctcgataatgtagcattctactggtgaaagaatttttaaaatcagaccagtagttccgaagattaccccatttaaaaaatgtgacaaacttacaaacttacaaactttacctctttataatattagtatagactagtatagattagtatagatatagatgagcTCGTTCGTAGGATTAGTGAAACAGAACATCTAAAACTAGAAGCGAAGAAGGGATAAACACTTATTAGCTAAGGGTATCACTTTTAGCTGAATTATCATTAACTACCCAtattcaccacgctggtccaattaGTTGACTTCACACAAGGAATAttctaaggtatgcaggttttctcacgatgtttttccctcaccgtttgagacacgtgatcttTAAGTTACATCTAACTTTATTGATTCATGAAccaaaaatatagcctaataaAACACGACAATCGCCAGCAGCGTACCTGAAAGCAGCGGAAGGGTTGGAAGGCGAGGCGGGTACTATCGGCGTGCACGGCACCGAGCTGTGGGCGCTGGCGGTGGGCTCCACTGTTGCTATACTGTTGCTGTTGGTGCTACTCGCTCTGCTGTGCTTTGCTCACAAGTAAGGCCTTAGCATGAAACATTCTAAATACTCCCAAAGACTTGAGCCGCTAACATCCAGCTAACTTCTACATAGTGAAGGGTCGATTAACTCTGCTCTCTCCGGTGTGGgttattccagcaccttgataCGCCTACGCCATAAgcacaaaaaaatcaaagactTTCTTTTTTCGCTGGCAATTAGGCAAATAGTAACAAGCAAAAATACTGGTATTTTCCGTTAAAATCTTGCAAATCTTCCTGCAACGATTTATTTATGATTCTAAAGGTTGAAGATCATTTTGCTTGGGGTCAAAATTAGCTTGACACGCTGTATGTACATTGGGGTGCACTGTAGGGTGTGCAGATTTTTTTGTGATCCATAAATATTTACGTTTTTGCTCCAGAAATCACTAAAAGATCGTAAAAAAATCGATTGACAGGAAGAAGAATGCAAAATCAGCTGCATCGTTACGCGCGTACAGAAATGAGCTGCTGAGGGAAGCGGAGCGACAGCAAATGAAACAAATCAGCGACGAAAAGGATTCTAAGGTTTGTAAACCTTGACCATTTAAACGCCTATATTTGCATCTGTTCTTAATTTTGGATCAaagacacttggcttcatgcTTCATGCCAACCTTCCAAAAAACTCCATTGaagataaaacttaaaaaaggtCGTCACATTAACTGTAACTGAGAATCTCCTCAAATTATCCTGCTGAAAAATTACGGTTATAaacgttttttaatatttggtataaataagaccaatattccTTTTGTctttccaactagtcggaaaagtcTGTGagaggagtgggtacgataatagccAGCGGGCAGGGATCTCAAAGCGTCCAGCTTCTCTTGTGATATTCGGACCTTACTTTAGGATGATGAGGTTTGTGGGCTCAGTGATGTCAGTCCTGGTTCCCCTGTGTCGAAACCCAAATCAGGGTGACAAGAGAAAGTCGCAAATACAAGCACCGCAAATTATTAGATATACCTAACATTACAAATTGATTACTGCACAAGCTATCTCCTTTCAGCTAATAAGCGTGGTGTCGCCAAGTAGAACAAGACCTAGCAGTGTGCTTTTACCTATATACAGAACTGGGAGTGCCTCAGGGTGAGtggttaattattaattcatcatcattatcactatcaacccatattgggctcactacacattttttttcacaCCACATTGGGTTTCCTCTCAG
This window harbors:
- the LOC112056931 gene encoding uncharacterized protein LOC112056931 yields the protein MSTKEWEKLIDKEMLISLVEDRPVLWDKTLDKYKDNTASIAGWREICIILMEDFEAMEQRQRQEFGKLVMKKWRQMRDAWVRTLKDKKNCKTSGSAVSNTKPYKYHNQMLFLKKVVAAGETHESVSAKQTNEHIEDDTTTSNEPTNEDDSVTAMTQLDNDSQKDKQNLAPPPKRRAPAKRNFNEIDAKMMSYIDYQIKPKKIEQDDRNLSFFKGILPSLALLDDDQTLEFQSGVLNLLQNIKRRRVG
- the LOC112051089 gene encoding uncharacterized protein LOC112051089 isoform X1, giving the protein MVIVYLFVIVIVSTCLSNVYGIDYEDEEKMYQLVSPDQHTRTPRLEDFFWTGSGDGPPPPDLSAPLPSPTAPVVRTTTVLATVYLDSYPPQAVTDKTSGECVLNCEATPDSLEPEIPEDRRYWLLTVIQGSTPDSLQLRLARLYQKAFLRQQERHLGIIKSLDAPTPRKKHDVHSFVINKDNEFKEINTNTAKTPQKFYDNQTFISLDDLSVNNDKHRSQNASMNNSYLANIEMFSIDQDESPVDPIKIKSNKVETWILVTPTVVVHKREVEEVIESNKEDLIDLPLEEEVSNETLLFKREIIKPDQQPPVQVHIQNITESTEGSVQIVYVVLVGGRAVPAAVAARDMRLVRDAEVAKELGAVVTTKAEPAYLKAAEGLEGEAGTIGVHGTELWALAVGSTVAILLLLVLLALLCFAHKKKNAKSAASLRAYRNELLREAERQQMKQISDEKDSKLISVVSPSRTRPSSVLLPIYRTGSASGSSTTSSGISEVAAALRRRQKKPHALRMPQKKRVGTTDSLLEAAGLDSSDSGQPSPLGPPTPTSYLSMPSVNAFPRGNIVEPLSKILEPVSVRHLDIDSSPTSLDQSKVVKPMSGKDVVPRRQMPSQLVRLGSIDKDPGVIGPLVWDLHCQRIKDVSKPSSPAKSASSSARKEPGASRMRQRFNELMDDAFTLFGSAASSDSHHTFTVVKQESKESRESAESVERKSEPVTQARNDNVRLPGSPYTALHVVRGRSAGPGRSSATTDSGSSRPRTALMRGATGERRAPPTPAWPSAPAHRHPTPIVSPAIITAEGRLAPDDPALPLISAIKSEIQRVREDAKKSAFQHRE
- the LOC112056930 gene encoding uncharacterized protein LOC112056930 → MRCVNRKLAVYRRYSTRMDAVVLYWYYRRRRKIRRYWQHPLMAQRSKEGAYSLLMSQLRGDESKFFNYFRMSMSTFDELLKLLEKDLKKQDTRWRKSICPEEKLAIFLRYAASGCSFKDLHYTYRVGVSTVSNIIKEVSRCIWNNLSVKFMRLPTSVDEWEQIASGFNKKANFPHCLGAVDGKHIRLKKPLNSGSLYINYKDFFSIILLAIVDSDYRFVYVSLGSYGKECDSSIFKETTFWKMMLDGSLQIPAPCPLTRDSETRVPYVVIGDEGFGLHENLLRPFGGTHLDKNKRIFNYRLTRARRYVECAFGILANKWRIFHRPLDIDKTTAVWTVKACTILHNFIRDKEGSNSDNNVSEEFSFENLPHEVRTRGGNTANLVRTEFVNYFMSKAGSVPWQDEAI
- the LOC112051089 gene encoding uncharacterized protein LOC112051089 isoform X2; the protein is MVIVYLFVIVIVSTCLSNVYGIDYEDEEKMYQLVSPDQHTRTPRLEDFFWTGSGDGPPPPDLSAPLPSPTAPVVRTTTVLATVYLDSYPPQAVTDKTSGECVLNCEATPDSLEPEIPEDRRYWLLTVIQGSTPDSLQLRLARLYQKAFLRQQERHLGIIKSLDAPTPRKKHDVHSFVINKDNEFKEINTNTAKTPQKFYDNQTFISLDDLSVNNDKHRSQNASMNNSYLANIEMFSIDQDESPVDPIKIKSNKVETWILVTPTVVVHKREVEEVIESNKEDLIDLPLEEEVSNETLLFKREIIKPDQQPPVQVHIQNITESTEGSVQIVYVVLVGGRAVPAAVAARDMRLVRDAEVAKELGAVVTTKAEPYLKAAEGLEGEAGTIGVHGTELWALAVGSTVAILLLLVLLALLCFAHKKKNAKSAASLRAYRNELLREAERQQMKQISDEKDSKLISVVSPSRTRPSSVLLPIYRTGSASGSSTTSSGISEVAAALRRRQKKPHALRMPQKKRVGTTDSLLEAAGLDSSDSGQPSPLGPPTPTSYLSMPSVNAFPRGNIVEPLSKILEPVSVRHLDIDSSPTSLDQSKVVKPMSGKDVVPRRQMPSQLVRLGSIDKDPGVIGPLVWDLHCQRIKDVSKPSSPAKSASSSARKEPGASRMRQRFNELMDDAFTLFGSAASSDSHHTFTVVKQESKESRESAESVERKSEPVTQARNDNVRLPGSPYTALHVVRGRSAGPGRSSATTDSGSSRPRTALMRGATGERRAPPTPAWPSAPAHRHPTPIVSPAIITAEGRLAPDDPALPLISAIKSEIQRVREDAKKSAFQHRE